A single region of the Candidatus Goldiibacteriota bacterium genome encodes:
- a CDS encoding F0F1 ATP synthase subunit beta, translating to MMEVEGLKKGTVFAVRGSVVDIQFKDNKLPLINNLIYAGEHNSVMLEAAEHIDEQTVRCIALTSASGIGRGELAFDTGGPVMVPVGNKVLGRMFDVFGNATDRLGAVESVEKRSIHRVPPSLSERKTGNEIFATGIKAIDLLAPIEKGGKAGLFGGAGVGKTVLIMEMINNTAVKHGGISVFCGIGERSREGEELYRQIKDVGVLDKAILVFGQMNEQPGARFRVGHSALTMAEYFRDDMRTDVLMLIDNIFRFVQAGAEVSGLMGKIPSRVGYQPTLATELAELEERICTTSRGAITSIQAVYVPADDFTDPAAVHTFGHLSSTIVLSRKMAAQGLYPAIEPLLSKSKMLTPQIAGEEHYFIAGEVRKTLSEYEELKDIIAMLGMEELSKSDKKTVMRARRLERFLTQPFFVSGKYTGNAGKIVALADTIDGCKRILNDEFEGVNEKALYMIGNISEVKL from the coding sequence ATGATGGAAGTTGAAGGGTTAAAAAAAGGGACTGTTTTTGCGGTAAGGGGTAGCGTTGTTGACATTCAATTTAAAGATAATAAATTACCTTTGATTAATAATCTTATTTACGCTGGTGAACATAATTCTGTAATGCTTGAAGCAGCGGAGCATATTGACGAACAAACCGTCAGGTGCATTGCCCTTACTTCCGCTTCCGGAATCGGCAGGGGGGAATTGGCTTTTGATACAGGCGGGCCGGTTATGGTGCCGGTGGGAAATAAAGTGTTGGGCAGAATGTTTGATGTGTTCGGGAACGCGACTGACAGGCTTGGCGCTGTAGAGAGCGTGGAGAAACGTTCAATTCACAGGGTGCCGCCTTCTTTAAGCGAGAGAAAAACCGGAAATGAAATTTTTGCCACCGGCATAAAAGCCATTGATTTATTAGCACCTATTGAAAAGGGCGGCAAAGCAGGGCTGTTTGGGGGAGCGGGCGTAGGGAAAACAGTTCTGATAATGGAGATGATAAATAACACCGCGGTGAAACACGGCGGTATAAGCGTGTTCTGCGGCATTGGGGAAAGAAGCAGGGAAGGCGAAGAATTATACAGGCAGATAAAAGACGTAGGCGTGCTGGATAAAGCGATTTTGGTTTTTGGTCAGATGAATGAGCAGCCGGGTGCAAGGTTCCGCGTAGGCCACAGCGCGCTGACCATGGCGGAATATTTTCGGGATGATATGCGGACAGATGTCCTTATGCTTATAGATAATATCTTCCGCTTTGTGCAGGCGGGCGCGGAAGTGTCCGGGCTTATGGGTAAAATTCCGTCGCGCGTCGGGTACCAGCCCACTCTTGCCACCGAACTTGCGGAACTTGAAGAGCGCATCTGCACCACAAGCCGAGGGGCGATTACTTCAATTCAGGCGGTGTATGTGCCGGCGGATGATTTTACCGACCCTGCGGCTGTTCACACTTTTGGCCATCTAAGCTCTACTATCGTGCTGTCAAGAAAAATGGCGGCGCAGGGCCTTTACCCGGCTATTGAACCGCTTTTATCCAAATCAAAAATGTTAACCCCCCAGATTGCAGGCGAAGAACATTATTTTATCGCGGGAGAAGTGCGTAAAACACTCTCTGAATATGAAGAATTAAAGGACATAATTGCAATGCTTGGCATGGAAGAACTTTCAAAATCGGATAAAAAAACCGTGATGCGCGCAAGGCGGCTTGAAAGGTTTTTAACACAGCCGTTTTTTGTTTCCGGAAAATATACCGGAAATGCCGGAAAAATTGTGGCGCTTGCCGATACCATTGACGGGTGTAAAAGGATACTAAACGACGAATTTGAAGGGGTGAATGAAAAGGCGCTGTATATGATAGGTAATATTTCAGAAGTGAAATTATGA
- a CDS encoding F0F1 ATP synthase subunit epsilon, with protein MKLKIVSLTETFQAENIEAVNIPGEKGCYSILPHHIDYAALVCPGVLTFRDAAGGRTDMAVDEGLLIKKGNDVYLSCRNAIKGMPETEINALKTVVHDRFEVIDETEKKTREMLSRMESSFVRRFLEMK; from the coding sequence ATGAAATTAAAAATAGTTTCCCTTACGGAAACCTTTCAGGCGGAAAATATTGAAGCTGTAAATATTCCCGGGGAAAAAGGGTGTTATTCAATACTGCCGCATCATATTGATTATGCGGCGCTGGTTTGTCCGGGAGTACTTACCTTTCGTGATGCAGCCGGCGGCAGAACAGATATGGCGGTTGATGAAGGGCTGCTTATAAAAAAAGGAAATGATGTTTACCTTTCCTGCAGAAACGCAATTAAGGGAATGCCGGAAACCGAAATAAACGCGCTTAAAACTGTTGTCCATGACAGGTTTGAAGTGATTGACGAGACAGAGAAAAAAACAAGGGAAATGCTGTCGCGGATGGAAAGCAGTTTTGTAAGGCGCTTCCTGGAGATGAAATAA
- a CDS encoding AtpZ/AtpI family protein has product MKRDNDYKKEFQTKIESEIDKKEQAKKSGSEALYWIGMMGIVGWSVTIPLLAGIFLGKWIDEKFPGQYSFTIMLMFSGLALGCWNAWYWVKKASQNKKAKEKSEKKEDI; this is encoded by the coding sequence ATGAAAAGGGATAATGATTACAAAAAAGAATTTCAGACAAAAATAGAAAGTGAAATTGACAAAAAAGAGCAGGCAAAAAAAAGCGGGTCAGAGGCGCTTTATTGGATAGGCATGATGGGTATTGTGGGATGGTCGGTTACAATCCCGCTTCTGGCCGGAATATTTCTGGGCAAATGGATAGATGAAAAATTTCCGGGGCAGTATTCATTTACCATTATGCTTATGTTTTCCGGGCTGGCGCTTGGCTGCTGGAATGCCTGGTACTGGGTTAAAAAGGCAAGCCAGAATAAAAAGGCAAAAGAAAAAAGTGAAAAGAAGGAGGATATATGA